One stretch of Candidatus Eisenbacteria bacterium DNA includes these proteins:
- a CDS encoding cation diffusion facilitator family transporter yields MRMKEIDEKITGTFESDGEKKLHAAWFSVYVNIFLILMKTAVAVLTGSLAILAELAHSFFDFAASVLAYVGIRKAHEPPDKDHLYGHERYENLSALAQTLLIVITSLLIFHEAAKRISHPRKLEATEIGLVAMVVTIGVDYFLSRYLHRSSRRYRSSALEADAYHFTTDLWGALAVIVGLIFVIIGFPVFDAIAAIAVAGLMLWVSFKLAKKSVNALMDTSPPPEIMNHIDGIISASPGIVRYHKLRARHAGNRFLVEFHVHVSPEMSVENAHAITHDIKSQIMEQIRYVKDVTIHIEPAPPE; encoded by the coding sequence ATGAGAATGAAGGAAATTGACGAAAAGATAACGGGCACTTTCGAGAGCGATGGAGAAAAGAAACTCCATGCCGCCTGGTTTTCGGTATATGTAAATATCTTTTTGATATTGATGAAAACCGCAGTTGCTGTGCTCACAGGCAGCCTGGCAATCCTGGCAGAGCTGGCACATTCATTTTTCGACTTCGCTGCATCCGTGCTGGCATACGTTGGAATAAGGAAAGCCCACGAACCTCCGGACAAAGACCACCTGTACGGCCACGAGAGATATGAGAATCTCTCTGCGCTGGCCCAGACGCTTCTCATAGTGATTACAAGTCTGCTCATTTTTCACGAAGCAGCAAAAAGGATATCTCATCCGAGAAAGCTTGAAGCAACTGAGATCGGACTCGTCGCAATGGTCGTGACAATCGGAGTTGACTACTTCCTTTCGCGGTATCTCCATAGATCAAGCAGGCGATACAGGAGTTCGGCTTTGGAAGCTGATGCATATCACTTCACGACAGACCTCTGGGGAGCGCTGGCGGTCATCGTTGGGCTCATATTTGTGATTATTGGTTTTCCCGTTTTCGATGCGATCGCAGCTATAGCTGTGGCAGGCCTCATGCTCTGGGTGTCATTCAAACTCGCAAAGAAATCCGTGAATGCTCTCATGGACACAAGCCCGCCGCCAGAGATAATGAACCATATTGATGGAATAATATCGGCATCACCGGGCATAGTGCGGTACCACAAGCTCAGGGCAAGGCATGCAGGCAACAGGTTCCTGGTGGAATTTCACGTGCACGTTTCTCCGGAAATGTCTGTGGAGAACGCGCATGCCATAACTCATGACATCAAGTCGCAGATAATGGAACAAATAAGATACGTAAAGGACGTGACTATTCACATCGAGCCTGCCCCCCCAGAATGA